The genomic window GCTAGTAGTGGAAGAAACAATAGAGAATGTAAAAGTAACAAAAGTGAAAATTGGGGTCAAAGGTGCAGAACGATTAGGGAAACAAGCTGGTAATTACTTAACGTTTGAAGCCCAAGGAATTAGGCAAAAAGATACCGAGCTTCAGGCTGATCTTGAACGAGTGTTCGCAAACGAGTTCTCTGCTTTCCTTAAACGCTCCTCTATTAATGAAGACGCTACATGTCTAATTGTTGGGCTGGGAAATTGGAATGTGACACCTGATGCGCTAGGGCCGCTTGCTGTAGAAGAGATTTTAGTCACAAAGCATTTATTTAAACTTGCACCAGAAGAAGTTCAAGACGGGTATCGCTCAGTTAGTGCCATTACACCTGGAGTTATGGGTGTGACCGGAATCGAAACGAGCGATGTTGTATTTGGTGTCATTGAAAAAACAAAACCAGATTTTTTAATTGTTATTGATGCGCTCGCTTCACGTTCCATAGAAAGAGTCAACACGACTATTCAAATAGCGGATACAGGTATTCACCCAGGTAGCGGAGTGGGAAATAATCGAAAAGCAATGAATCAAGAAACACTGGGGATTCCGGTTATTGCCATCGGGATTCCGACTGTAGTCGACGCAGTAACGATTACTTCTGATGCCATTGATTTCGTTCTTAAGCATATGGGCAAAGAAATGCGTGAAGGAGATAAGCCGTCAAGACGATTAGCGCCTGCTGGCATGACATTTGGAGAAAAACGAACGCTAACAGATAAAGACTTACCAGATGAAGCAGGTCGAAAAGCCATTTTAGGTATGGTGGGAGGATTAGAAATGGAAGAGAAGCGTAGTCTTATTCAAGAAGTTCTCGCCCCTCTCGGACATAATTTAATGGTCACACCAAAAGAAATAGACGTTTTTATAGAAGATATGGCCCACGTGATTGCTGGTGGATTAAACGCTGCCTTACATGGAAAAGTAAACCAAGGAAATGTCGGAGCGTATACAAAATAAAGCGTGAGAGGAGCTTTCTCGGCGGTTGTTAGAGACCTTATGAGAGCAGTTCCTTTTTTATGGGAAATGGGTCGATTATAATAGTTTTTGTTCTGTTTCTCTTCTCCTTGCATACAGTATACAAATGGACAGGCTGTTTGAATCGAGCTAGAGAGGGTGGACGATATGAAAACTGCGAAACGTCGATTTTTCTTATTATTTTTTAGTATTTTATTTGGCTTAATGATGGGTGTGCAGTTAATGAGTGAGCATGCTGGGTTAAATGAACCGAAGCCATTAAACATAGAATTTACAGCAAAAAAGGAAGAAGATAAACCGCAGCTGCAAACGGATTCGGCTCAAGAAGAAGTCGCGGAAAAG from Shouchella hunanensis includes these protein-coding regions:
- the gpr gene encoding GPR endopeptidase, which encodes MGNLNMEPYAIRTDLALEAHEMVVEEQVNQNVKDPTKVDDVLVVEETIENVKVTKVKIGVKGAERLGKQAGNYLTFEAQGIRQKDTELQADLERVFANEFSAFLKRSSINEDATCLIVGLGNWNVTPDALGPLAVEEILVTKHLFKLAPEEVQDGYRSVSAITPGVMGVTGIETSDVVFGVIEKTKPDFLIVIDALASRSIERVNTTIQIADTGIHPGSGVGNNRKAMNQETLGIPVIAIGIPTVVDAVTITSDAIDFVLKHMGKEMREGDKPSRRLAPAGMTFGEKRTLTDKDLPDEAGRKAILGMVGGLEMEEKRSLIQEVLAPLGHNLMVTPKEIDVFIEDMAHVIAGGLNAALHGKVNQGNVGAYTK